A segment of the Chlamydiales bacterium STE3 genome:
TGGTGTGGAGGTCAAAGTTGTGCGCAATAATGCTTTAAAGGTAGCTGAATGCTTAAATCTGCAACCCGATCGTGTGGTGATTGGTCCAGGCCCAGGATCTCCGGTAGAGGCAGGCATCTCCCAAGAATTGATTGTAGCATGTTTTAATGCAGGCATTCCCCTTTTAGGGGTTTGTATGGGCCACCAATGTCTCGCGAATGCCTTTGGAGCTACCGTTCAACGAGCAATCAAACCAATGCATGGAATGGTAAGTTCGATCTCACACACCAATGAAGGTGTGTTGAAGGGGTTACCCAACCCCTTTGCAGCAGCACGCTACCACTCATTATCGGTAGAAAAATGCTCTATTCCAGCTTTTCTTAAAATCACAGCTTATTCAAAGGATGGGGAAGTCATGGCTTTGCAACATCAAAAAAGACCTTTGCACGGTGTTCAGTTTCACCCTGAATCTATAGCCACACCAGATGGCGCTCGCCTACTTTCAAATTTTACAAAGGAAAAAAAATGTTTAGAACCACTCTCTTTTGCTTAGGCCTTGCTCTTTCCGCTTCTCTCTTTGCAGAAGGACAAATCGAGCAAACTCTTTCTCTCATCAAACCAGATGCTGTTGAAGCCAATCATGTTGGGGACATCATTGCTAAGTTTGAAAAAGATAATCTCCGTATCGCTGCATTGAAAATGGTCAAGTTGACTAAAAAACAAGCAGAAGAATTTTACAGTGTGCATCAAGGAAAGGCATTTTTTGACACGTTAACAGACTACATGTCT
Coding sequences within it:
- a CDS encoding Anthranilate synthase component 2 (Product derived from UniProtKB/Swiss-Prot:P26922;Gene name derived from UniProtKB/Swiss-Prot:P26922;EC number derived from UniProtKB/Swiss-Prot:P26922); this translates as MLLFIDNFDSFTYNLVQQFQIFGVEVKVVRNNALKVAECLNLQPDRVVIGPGPGSPVEAGISQELIVACFNAGIPLLGVCMGHQCLANAFGATVQRAIKPMHGMVSSISHTNEGVLKGLPNPFAAARYHSLSVEKCSIPAFLKITAYSKDGEVMALQHQKRPLHGVQFHPESIATPDGARLLSNFTKEKKCLEPLSFA
- a CDS encoding Nucleoside diphosphate kinase 1 (Product derived from UniProtKB/Swiss-Prot:Q6MEA9;Gene name derived from UniProtKB/Swiss-Prot:Q6MEA9;EC number derived from UniProtKB/Swiss-Prot:Q6MEA9) — encoded protein: MFRTTLFCLGLALSASLFAEGQIEQTLSLIKPDAVEANHVGDIIAKFEKDNLRIAALKMVKLTKKQAEEFYSVHQGKAFFDTLTDYMSSGPLVAIVLEGKDSVAKNRKIMGATDPQKAESETIRALFASSITKNAVHGSDSLENAKKEIPFFFAPSEVYSRW